From Caloenas nicobarica isolate bCalNic1 chromosome 18, bCalNic1.hap1, whole genome shotgun sequence, a single genomic window includes:
- the FOXJ1 gene encoding forkhead box protein J1, with the protein MQELPTHPDMAQGWLSRSRPGKGSMGDSDDLDDSLTSLMWLPDFSILASIGKSSSCPSGPDPHDCQRIPSFAAPCSPLAADPACMGMPHTPCKPISSSTSRTAHHAVAMPPQLAEDIDYKTNPHIKPPYSYATLICMAMEASKKPKITLSAIYKWITDNFCYFRHADPTWQNSIRHNLSLNKCFIKVPREKGEPGKGGFWKLDPEYADRLKNGASKKRRMPPVQIHPAFTKKVQQESWCITSPTTSACTSNNILNVSTESQQLLKEFEEVTSDQNWNLVDGKAGHKRKQPLPKRTAKAPRLSNSALLTQEEQSELGSLKGDFDWEAIFDTNLNGDFSTFGDLELTPPISPVTRDLDLTVHGHHIDCPQGQEQVLTESSQNNLDFDETFMATSFLQHPWDEGSNDYLSNSINVEQLFELNDVSLPADGNDWTSLASLL; encoded by the exons ATGCAAGAGCTGCCGACGCACCCAGACATGGCTCAGGGGTGGCTGAGTCGTTCGCGGCCAGGCAAGGGCAGCATGGGGGACTCGGATGACCTGGATGACAGCCTGACCAGCCTCATGTGGCTGCCGGACTTCTCAATCCTCGCCAGCATAGGCAAgtcttcctcctgccccagtgGCCCGGACCCCCACGACTGTCAGAGGatccccagctttgctgctccGTGCTCGCCCCTGGCTGCCGACCCTGCATGCATGGGCATGCCCCACACTCCCTGCAAGcccatctcctcctccacctcGAGGACGGCACACCACGCCGTGGCCATGCCCCCGCAGCTCGCTGAGGACATTGACTACAAGACCAACCCGCACATCAAACCACCCTACTCCTACGCCACCCTCATCTGCATGGCGATGGAAGCCAGCAAGAAGCCCAAAATCACCCTCTCTGCCATCTACAAGTGGATTACTGACAACTTCTGCTACTTCCGACATGCTGATCCCACCTGGCAG AACTCCATCCGGCACAACCTCTCCTTGAACAAGTGCTTCATCAAGGTGCCCCGGGAGAAGGGCGAGCCAGGGAAAGGTGGATTTTGGAAGCTGGACCCCGAATATGCTGACCGGCTCAAGAACGGTGCTTCCAAAAAGCGGAGGATGCCCCCGGTGCAGATCCACCCGGCCTTCACCAAGAAAGTCCAGCAAGAATCATGGTGCATCACCAGCCCAACCACTTCAGCTTGCACCTCCAATAACATCCTCAACGTCAGCACGGAGTCGCAGCAGCTCCTGAAAGAGTTTGAAGAAGTCACCAGCGACCAGAACTGGAACCTGGTGGATGGCAAAGCAGGTCACAAGCGCAAGCAGCCCTTGCCCAAGCGAACGGCCAAGGCGCCCCGGCTTTCCAACTCGGCTTTGCTGACCCAGGAAGAGCAGAGCGAGCTGGGATCACTCAAAGGTGACTTTGACTGGGAAGCCATCTTTGACACCAACCTGAACGGAGACTTCTCCACTTTTGGGGATCTGGAGCTCACGCCTCCCATCAGCCCCGTAACGCGTGACCTGGACTTGACGGTACACGGGCACCACATCGACTGTCcccaggggcaggagcaggtcCTCACCGAATCCAGCCAGAACAACTTGGACTTTGATGAAACCTTCATGGCCACTTCtttcctgcagcatccctgggatgAAGGGTCGAACGATTACCTCTCCAACTCCATCAACGTGGAGCAGTTGTTTGAGCTCAACGACGTCTCTTTGCCAGCAGACGGGAACGACTGGACCAGTCTGGCCTCTCTCCTGTAA